Proteins encoded within one genomic window of Dethiobacter alkaliphilus AHT 1:
- a CDS encoding trimethylamine--corrinoid methyltransferase gives MDEQKVQYRKPLHVQPVERLTQAQVEAIHEASMKLLQEQGLKCAGEQAADVYRSAGCTVTEIKDEKQKQWKIIFPEKVLKKALSSVPSQVVLGARDPQNTLYLDANVPAVYFGTGSETNIYLRSKIENFVSADNEQNKLQYPVFQEEAGSISALRESARLIDHLEHADFFIRNVNIQDEGIDESNKDVNVFFNALLNCAKHVQGGLADVKALPEVISLAKIIAGEQSHLPLSFIVCPIKSPLYMVADSSEKVIAIAEENIPMVISSSPQGGLTAPVQEEGILMQINAEILAGIALAQFSNPGAPVLYGSVPVRTRLDTLNDCYGTANFSHYAMGCAQMARFYGIPCYSSSGVGDAKRPGIQAMAEKLYSYKEVASAGAHYIHYSFGLLDGTNIFSPLQAVLDNATIAMVKDLLRSPSFEEKHIEEAIQEIKTTAEGSGMFIRKVRKQLRRNIVSDIYEFISEGEEDQVFVQAQAKLDAYLADNSNTLPEETIQEVYQKIPGLLKQS, from the coding sequence TTGGATGAACAAAAAGTTCAGTACAGAAAACCTCTGCATGTACAGCCTGTTGAACGTCTTACCCAAGCACAGGTTGAGGCAATACATGAGGCCTCAATGAAACTGTTGCAGGAACAAGGACTTAAATGTGCGGGAGAACAGGCTGCCGATGTATATCGCAGTGCAGGGTGCACGGTAACTGAAATTAAAGACGAAAAGCAAAAGCAGTGGAAAATAATTTTTCCGGAAAAAGTACTTAAAAAGGCACTCAGCAGTGTGCCTTCCCAGGTTGTTCTCGGTGCCAGAGATCCCCAAAACACCTTATATTTAGATGCAAATGTTCCTGCGGTATATTTTGGAACCGGCTCAGAAACAAATATCTATCTCAGGTCTAAGATAGAAAACTTTGTAAGTGCCGACAATGAACAAAATAAACTGCAGTACCCCGTATTTCAGGAAGAGGCTGGCTCCATCTCTGCCCTGCGTGAATCAGCCCGTCTTATAGACCACCTGGAACATGCAGATTTCTTTATCAGAAATGTAAACATCCAGGACGAGGGGATAGACGAATCCAACAAAGATGTAAATGTTTTTTTTAATGCTTTGCTGAACTGCGCAAAACATGTCCAGGGGGGCCTGGCTGATGTCAAGGCTCTGCCTGAGGTAATATCTTTGGCAAAAATTATTGCCGGGGAGCAGTCTCATCTCCCGTTGTCTTTTATTGTCTGTCCAATAAAGAGTCCTCTGTATATGGTTGCCGACAGCTCTGAGAAAGTAATAGCCATTGCAGAGGAGAACATTCCCATGGTTATATCTTCATCTCCTCAGGGGGGCTTGACGGCACCGGTTCAGGAAGAAGGCATACTCATGCAGATCAATGCCGAAATCCTGGCAGGCATTGCATTGGCCCAGTTTTCTAATCCGGGAGCACCTGTTTTATACGGGTCCGTGCCGGTGCGGACACGCCTTGATACACTTAACGATTGTTATGGTACGGCTAATTTCAGCCACTATGCCATGGGGTGTGCCCAAATGGCACGGTTTTATGGTATACCGTGCTATTCATCATCAGGGGTTGGTGACGCAAAACGCCCGGGGATTCAGGCAATGGCTGAAAAGCTATATTCATACAAGGAGGTTGCTTCTGCCGGAGCACACTATATTCACTATTCTTTTGGCCTTCTTGACGGCACAAATATCTTCTCCCCGCTGCAGGCCGTCCTGGATAATGCCACAATCGCTATGGTAAAGGATCTTTTGCGCAGCCCGAGCTTCGAGGAAAAACATATTGAAGAAGCTATACAGGAGATCAAAACTACCGCAGAAGGATCAGGTATGTTTATCCGGAAAGTCAGAAAGCAGCTTCGCAGAAACATAGTTTCCGATATTTATGAATTT